One Agelaius phoeniceus isolate bAgePho1 chromosome 6, bAgePho1.hap1, whole genome shotgun sequence DNA window includes the following coding sequences:
- the LOC143694310 gene encoding uncharacterized protein LOC143694310, whose translation MEVSTVSPSPASPPEGDDLCETDVTTMATHSVTLLICLCGLAGNGAVIGFSLISRNYRVFDLAVIDFLFLLFAVPSALLFLVEELSCSPILPELYLSFLFQLSVVSLSWGLFWLMRSSDVWYVYKLCKLCCCWELPKRLMWVVGSVQHWAFFVLFTVMPTVTFLCPSHQQEHCQAALISMYIIILLLLAPPVLISSTVDFIKAKRSSQQQQLKRRDIVTFLIVLFTLLLSLWYFLQHLGYIVVPSHFVFLPTCIHSSIKPFIYFLLGRCWRPCSMGSLRLSLQRVFEEPEENTAQRNYPAMDTGV comes from the coding sequence ATGGAGGTGAGCACCGTGTCCCCATCTCCTGCCTCACCCCCTGAAGGAGATGATCTCTGTGAGACAGATGTCACCACCATGGCCACGCACAGTGTGACCCTGCTCATCTGCCTCTGTGGgctggctgggaatggggctgtcATTGGCTTCAGCCTGATAAGCCGTAACTATCGCGTCTTTGACCTGGCTGTCATTgacttcctcttcctcctctttgcgGTCCCCTCCGCCCTCCTCTTCCTGGTGGAGGAACTGTCCTGCTCTCCTATCCTGCCCGAGCTGTACCTGAGTTTCCTCTTCCAGCTGTCAgtggtgtccctgtcctgggggctgTTCTGGCTGATGCGCAGCAGTGATGTGTGGTATGTGTACAAGCTCtgcaagctctgctgctgctgggagcttcCCAAGCGCCTGATGTGGGTGGTGGGATCTGTCCAACACTGGGCCTTCTTTGTTCTCTTCACTGTCATGCCCACGGTGACATTCCTGTGCCCATCACACCAGCAGGAGCACTGCCAGGCAGCTCTCATCTCCATGTACATCATCATCCTGCTCCTCTTGGCTCCACCCGTGCTCATTTCCAGTACAGTCGATTTCATTAAGGCCAAGCggagctcccagcagcagcaactcAAGAGGCGCGACATCGTTACCTTCCTCATTGTGCTCTTCACTCTCCTTCTCAGCCTCTGGTATTTCCTGCAGCACCTCGGTTACATTGTTGTGCCCTCCCACTTTGTTTTCCTGCCCACCTGCATccacagcagcatcaaaccCTTCATCTACTTCTtgctggggaggtgctggaggcccTGCTCCATGGGGTCCCTCCGACTCTCCCTCCAGAGGGTGTTTGAAGAGCCAGAAGAAAACACTGCCCAGAGAAATTATCCTGCCATGGACACGGGGGTCTGA
- the LOC143694226 gene encoding LOW QUALITY PROTEIN: mas-related G-protein coupled receptor member A-like (The sequence of the model RefSeq protein was modified relative to this genomic sequence to represent the inferred CDS: inserted 2 bases in 2 codons; deleted 2 bases in 1 codon) produces the protein MSTLSPATEGASPACWSQPGGKASKGSWNEESHGNWSQCDHRQWSKVPVPLLLLLLLCLCGMXGNGAVLWLLNFCIHRNPITPYVLSLAMAGFTFLLSIIIPLGLFSVPESFCQQLGSWGVTAGLKVPILLAFAAAVSCLTALSAVTALFVLAXSCWPCHCSQCFPMLLCALLWLLSFLLTASLHCCSLVPMALVLSCLFSVLSLACSALALMARLLCCPWKQLPGKLCALLLLLVMPFTFFTADFGHWLLLRAFDFSVFAASTSLLLTCAKSSALPLIHFLAGSCAEEFTSSGSVALQRAFEAFVPEPGHRDNTVESSSSGIIMKDPQHNIEP, from the exons ATGAGCACTTTGTCCCCTGCCACGGagggagccagccctgcctgctggagCCAGCCCGGTGGGAAGGCATCCAAGGGGAGCTGGAATGAGGAGAGCCACGGCAACTGGAGCCAGTGTGACCACAGGCAGTGGAGCAAAGTGcctgtcccactgctgctgctgctgctgctgtgcctgtgtggaa gtgggaatggggctgtgctCTGGCTCCTCAACTTCTGCATCCACAGGAACCCCATCACCCCTTATGTGCTcagcctggccatggctggCTTCACCTTCCTGCTCTCCATCATCATCCCCCTGGGGCTATTTTCTGTCCCAGAGAGcttctgccagcagctgggctcgtGGGGTGTGACAGCTGGGCTGAAGGTGCCCATCCTCTTGGCTTTCGCTGCCGCTGTCTCCTGTCTGACAGCCCTCAGTGCTGTGACAGCTCTGTTTGTCCTCG tgtcctgctggccctgccactGCTCGCAGTGCTTCCCCATGCTcctgtgtgccctgctctggctgctctcctTCCTGCTCACTGCCTCCCTCCATTGCTGCTCTTTGGTGCCCATGGCCTTGGTGCTGAGCTGCCTCTTCTCAGTGCTCAGCCTGGCCTGTTCTGCTCTGGCCCTGATGGCCAGGCTCCTGTGCTGCCCATGGAAACAGCTCCCAGGGaagctctgtgccctgctcctgctgctc gtcatGCCCTTCACCTTCTTCACTGCTGATTTTGGGCACTGGCTGTTGCTGAGGGCGTTTGACTTCTCTGTCTTTGCCGCCAGCACCTCTCTCCTGCTCACCTGTGCCAagagctctgccctccctcTGATTCActtcctggctgggagctgtgcagaggaATTCACCTCCTCTGGTAGTGTTGCCTTGCAGAGGGCTTTTGAGGCTTTTGTGCCagagccagggcacagggacaacACAGTGGAGTCATCATCAAGTGGAATCATCATGAAAGATCCTCAGCATAACATAGAACCATAA